In a single window of the Candidatus Hinthialibacter antarcticus genome:
- a CDS encoding flippase, with amino-acid sequence MNKHAANPGVGRRITRYGAILALSGALCHVLRLVYTLMAINILGQEQFGRIEYFVEMAVIFTVLLDFGLEQTLTREIARRKERLKTELPSIIGYRIAATIAGAFVMIGFLVVIAKPEHSLGIILAAGVYFCVVSMIMVVKAISRSFELMAAEGIANFLDKFAHISAAIVLLLVYPNLPLLLLCYSLGSLVSLLFFAVLLYRRVHLESRIVSLGTGWSWQKLAFPIGLSAACVLLLHRQDTAMVNWICGDAETGLYRAPYRFLEGLFLVPQVIAVSAYPVFSKLFHQNHPFEQTASVLMRGLLIMSLPMAIGGTIIGHDIMLWAAPELGRMGGDVFVVLVWSLPFIYLNFLLGAILNATDRQSKNFRASAISMMSNLVFNIPFIIYFGAIGAAVMTVISQGLYAVLMLWHTRDFQLIREFHRYAAILFSCVVMAAVLILTPMPWLLDIAVGGMIYFIVLLLSKGLSSNDRQKLMQVLSKSDQKNG; translated from the coding sequence ATGAATAAACACGCTGCGAACCCGGGCGTAGGGCGCCGAATTACGCGCTATGGCGCCATCCTCGCCTTGAGCGGCGCTTTGTGCCATGTGTTGCGGCTGGTTTATACCCTCATGGCCATTAATATTCTTGGTCAGGAACAATTTGGACGCATCGAATACTTTGTTGAGATGGCAGTGATTTTCACGGTACTGCTTGATTTTGGGCTAGAACAAACCCTGACGCGTGAAATCGCCCGGCGCAAAGAACGCCTAAAAACAGAACTCCCCTCGATCATCGGTTATCGCATCGCCGCCACCATCGCCGGCGCATTCGTCATGATTGGATTTTTGGTCGTGATAGCAAAGCCCGAACACAGTCTGGGCATCATCCTTGCAGCGGGCGTTTATTTTTGCGTCGTGTCCATGATTATGGTCGTCAAGGCGATCAGCCGAAGTTTTGAACTCATGGCGGCGGAGGGAATCGCCAACTTTCTCGACAAGTTCGCCCACATCAGCGCAGCGATTGTGTTGCTGCTGGTGTATCCAAACTTGCCGTTATTATTACTATGTTATAGTTTAGGCTCGCTGGTTTCTCTCCTCTTTTTTGCAGTGCTGCTTTACCGCCGCGTACATCTCGAATCGCGCATCGTTTCATTGGGTACGGGTTGGTCATGGCAAAAACTCGCATTCCCGATTGGGCTGTCAGCCGCATGCGTCTTGCTCTTGCATCGCCAAGACACCGCAATGGTGAATTGGATATGCGGCGATGCGGAAACGGGGTTATACCGGGCGCCGTACCGGTTTTTGGAAGGGCTGTTTCTGGTCCCGCAAGTGATCGCCGTGTCAGCCTATCCAGTCTTTTCAAAACTGTTTCACCAAAACCACCCCTTTGAGCAAACCGCCTCGGTCTTAATGCGCGGGCTGCTCATTATGAGTTTGCCGATGGCGATTGGCGGAACCATAATAGGACATGACATCATGCTATGGGCCGCGCCAGAGTTGGGGCGAATGGGCGGCGATGTGTTTGTCGTCCTGGTTTGGTCGCTGCCGTTTATCTATCTGAATTTTTTATTGGGCGCCATTCTCAACGCCACCGACCGCCAGTCGAAAAACTTCAGGGCGAGCGCGATCAGCATGATGAGCAATCTGGTTTTCAACATCCCGTTTATTATTTATTTTGGCGCGATTGGCGCTGCGGTCATGACGGTTATATCGCAAGGGTTATACGCCGTGTTGATGTTATGGCACACGCGCGATTTTCAACTCATACGTGAATTCCACCGCTACGCCGCCATTCTTTTTTCTTGCGTCGTCATGGCGGCTGTGTTGATTTTAACGCCGATGCCCTGGCTGTTGGATATAGCTGTCGGCGGGATGATTTATTTCATCGTCTTACTTCTCAGCAAGGGGCTATCTTCGAATGACCGCCAAAAATTAATGCAAGTGTTGTCTAAATCCGATCAGAAAAACGGCTGA